The following proteins are co-located in the Polymorphospora rubra genome:
- the thrS gene encoding threonine--tRNA ligase, which translates to MVDHRKLGRELGIFHSDPLSGAGLPIWLPDGAAARHAVEEYVRELERRAGYQHVYSPPLGRRDLFELSGHLGHFADDMFPPLRMAGDDELILRPALCPHHCLVYAARGRSYRDLPLRIAEIGGMYRSERSGVLGGLTRVRAISLNDSHNFCALEQVGAEVADVLRLTSEAHAALGVRPAGYRLSLRGPGGSYVGDDGSWQRGEQLLREALSGLPYEEAPGDAAFYGPKIDIQVRDAAGRESTLSTVQIDFDKPERFDLSYTDRDGSRRRPVLVHRSLVGSMERLFAYLIEVHEGAFPFWFAPVQVEVLPIGADQLPAAEAFARSAVEAGLRVRVEAEGSLGARIRDGAQRRVPYAAVIGAREAADGLVALRARDGRALDPLPVPSALRMLTDSVVSRSPVPLA; encoded by the coding sequence ATGGTCGACCACCGCAAGCTCGGCCGCGAGCTGGGCATCTTCCACTCCGACCCGCTCTCCGGCGCCGGACTGCCGATCTGGTTGCCGGACGGCGCGGCCGCCCGGCACGCGGTCGAGGAGTACGTCCGCGAGCTGGAACGCCGGGCCGGCTACCAGCACGTCTACTCGCCACCGCTGGGCCGGCGGGACCTCTTCGAACTATCCGGCCACCTCGGGCATTTCGCTGACGACATGTTTCCGCCGCTGCGGATGGCCGGCGACGACGAACTGATCCTGCGGCCGGCCCTGTGCCCACACCACTGCCTGGTGTACGCCGCCCGTGGCCGTTCGTACCGTGACCTGCCGCTGCGGATCGCCGAGATCGGTGGAATGTACCGTTCGGAGCGCTCCGGAGTGCTCGGCGGCCTGACCCGGGTACGCGCGATCTCCCTCAACGACTCGCACAACTTCTGCGCCCTGGAGCAGGTCGGTGCCGAGGTGGCCGACGTGCTACGACTCACCTCCGAGGCGCACGCCGCGCTCGGCGTACGGCCGGCGGGTTACCGCCTGTCGCTGCGCGGACCGGGCGGCAGCTATGTCGGGGACGACGGGTCGTGGCAGCGGGGCGAGCAGTTGCTGCGCGAGGCGCTGTCGGGGCTGCCGTACGAGGAGGCGCCCGGCGACGCGGCGTTCTACGGACCGAAGATCGACATCCAGGTACGGGACGCCGCCGGGCGGGAATCGACCCTGTCCACCGTGCAGATCGACTTCGACAAGCCGGAGCGCTTCGACCTGTCGTACACCGACCGGGACGGCAGCCGGCGGCGGCCGGTGCTGGTGCACCGCAGTCTCGTCGGCAGCATGGAGCGGCTGTTCGCCTACCTGATCGAGGTGCACGAGGGGGCGTTTCCGTTCTGGTTCGCCCCGGTGCAGGTCGAGGTGCTGCCGATCGGCGCCGACCAGTTGCCCGCCGCCGAGGCGTTCGCCCGGTCCGCGGTCGAGGCCGGCCTGCGGGTACGGGTCGAGGCCGAGGGTTCGCTCGGTGCCCGAATCCGGGACGGTGCGCAGCGGCGGGTCCCATACGCGGCGGTGATCGGCGCCCGGGAGGCGGCGGACGGGCTGGTGGCGTTGCGGGCGCGGGACGGCCGGGCCCTGGATCCGCTGCCGGTGCCCTCGGCGCTGCGCATGCTCACCGATTCGGTCGTGTCCCGTTCGCCGGTGCCGCTGGCCTGA
- a CDS encoding DoxX family protein, translated as MAPLIALVTGFVVARLTGLLGIEALDSWQPALRVGLAVMFVVTASAHFVPGLRANLVAMVPPGLPRPELLVTVTGVLELAGAVGLLIPATAPWAAIALALLMVLMFPANVSAARRKVPFGKRPATPLVPRTAEQIFFIALAVAAALQ; from the coding sequence ATGGCCCCCTTGATCGCCCTTGTCACCGGCTTCGTCGTCGCCCGCCTGACCGGGCTGCTCGGGATCGAGGCCCTCGATTCCTGGCAACCCGCGTTGCGGGTCGGGCTCGCCGTGATGTTCGTCGTAACCGCCTCCGCGCACTTCGTGCCGGGTCTCCGTGCCAACCTCGTCGCGATGGTCCCGCCCGGCCTGCCCCGGCCCGAACTGCTGGTCACGGTCACCGGCGTGCTCGAACTCGCCGGAGCCGTGGGCCTGCTGATCCCGGCCACCGCCCCCTGGGCCGCCATCGCCCTGGCACTGCTGATGGTCCTGATGTTCCCGGCGAACGTCTCCGCGGCCCGGCGGAAGGTCCCGTTCGGGAAACGTCCGGCCACCCCGCTGGTGCCCCGCACCGCCGAGCAGATCTTCTTCATCGCGCTGGCCGTCGCCGCCGCCCTCCAATGA
- a CDS encoding TetR/AcrR family transcriptional regulator, with product MTKKDGTYHHGDLRRALLAAAVEAIGESGPSAVSLRDLARRAGVSHAAPAHHFGDKAGLLTVLAAEGYDRLADTLRPVIAQTGSLVETGVAYIRFAVDHRAHFEVMFRPELYDRHDPAVLAARQRATETLAAAVATRGGDSGDARMDGLAAWSIVHGFATLWLGGALPADLGPDPEAAGRPVLRRLVDRP from the coding sequence GTGACCAAGAAGGACGGGACCTACCACCACGGTGATCTGCGGCGCGCACTGCTCGCCGCGGCGGTCGAGGCGATCGGTGAATCGGGGCCGTCGGCCGTCAGCCTGCGTGACCTTGCCCGCCGGGCCGGTGTGTCACATGCCGCGCCGGCCCACCACTTCGGCGACAAGGCCGGCCTGCTCACCGTGCTGGCGGCGGAGGGCTACGACCGGCTCGCCGACACCCTGCGCCCGGTCATCGCGCAGACCGGAAGCCTTGTGGAGACCGGCGTGGCATACATCAGGTTCGCGGTCGACCACCGGGCCCACTTCGAGGTCATGTTCCGCCCGGAGCTCTACGACCGTCACGACCCGGCGGTGCTCGCGGCCCGGCAACGGGCGACCGAGACGCTTGCCGCGGCGGTCGCGACCCGGGGCGGGGACAGCGGCGACGCCCGGATGGACGGGCTCGCCGCCTGGTCGATCGTCCACGGCTTCGCGACCCTGTGGCTGGGCGGTGCACTGCCCGCGGACCTCGGCCCGGACCCGGAGGCCGCCGGCCGGCCGGTCCTGCGCCGTCTCGTCGACCGGCCCTGA
- a CDS encoding GuaB1 family IMP dehydrogenase-related protein codes for MRFLSGAAPAHELTYSDVFMAPARSDVGSRLDVDLATSDGTGTTIPLVVANMTAVAGRRMAETVARRGGITVLPQDIPIDVVADVIAWIKQRHLVHDTALSLSPTDTVGDAVHLLPKRSHGAVVVLDDDSRPIGVVTEADCAGVDRFTQLRDVMSTELHTVPVDADPRAGFDLLARVRRRLAPVVDADGRLVGVLTQKGALRATLYRPALDAQGRLRVAAAIGINGDVAGKATALIAAGIDTLVVDTAHGHQERMIAALRAVRALDPPIPVAAGNVATAEGVRDLVEAGADILKVGIGPGAMCTTRMMTGVGRPQFSAVLDCAAEARRLGRHVWADGGVRHPRDVALALAAGASNVMIGSWFAGTYESPGDLYTEPDGRRYKESFGMASARAVSARTAEDSHFDRARKAVFEEGISSARMFLDPTRPGVEDLIDEIVAGVRSACTYAGAANLVEFHTRAVVGTQSAAGYTEGMPLPTSW; via the coding sequence GTGCGGTTTCTATCCGGCGCGGCACCCGCGCACGAACTGACCTACAGCGACGTCTTCATGGCCCCGGCCCGGTCCGACGTCGGCTCACGGCTCGACGTCGACCTGGCCACCAGCGACGGCACCGGCACCACGATCCCGTTGGTGGTGGCCAACATGACGGCCGTCGCCGGGCGGCGGATGGCGGAAACGGTTGCCCGGCGCGGCGGCATCACGGTGCTGCCCCAGGACATTCCGATCGACGTGGTGGCCGACGTGATCGCCTGGATAAAACAGCGTCATCTGGTGCACGACACCGCGTTGAGCCTCTCCCCGACCGACACGGTCGGCGACGCGGTGCACCTGCTGCCCAAACGGTCGCACGGGGCGGTCGTCGTGCTCGACGACGACAGCCGCCCGATCGGTGTGGTCACCGAGGCCGACTGCGCGGGCGTCGACCGGTTCACCCAGCTCCGCGACGTCATGTCGACCGAACTGCACACCGTTCCGGTCGACGCCGACCCGCGGGCCGGGTTCGACCTGTTGGCCCGGGTCCGTCGCCGGCTCGCACCGGTCGTCGACGCCGACGGCCGACTGGTGGGGGTGCTCACGCAGAAGGGTGCGCTGCGCGCCACCCTCTACCGGCCGGCGCTCGACGCCCAGGGCCGGCTGCGGGTCGCCGCCGCGATCGGTATCAACGGCGACGTCGCCGGAAAGGCCACCGCCCTGATCGCGGCCGGCATCGACACTCTCGTGGTCGACACGGCACACGGCCACCAGGAGCGGATGATCGCCGCCCTGCGGGCGGTCCGGGCACTCGACCCGCCGATACCGGTGGCGGCCGGCAACGTGGCCACCGCCGAAGGCGTACGCGACCTGGTTGAAGCGGGTGCCGACATCCTCAAGGTCGGCATTGGGCCGGGCGCGATGTGCACGACCCGGATGATGACCGGCGTCGGCCGGCCGCAGTTCTCCGCCGTCCTCGACTGCGCCGCCGAGGCCCGCCGGCTCGGCCGGCACGTGTGGGCCGACGGGGGCGTGCGGCACCCGCGCGACGTGGCGCTGGCCCTGGCTGCCGGCGCCTCCAACGTGATGATCGGTTCGTGGTTCGCCGGAACCTACGAGTCCCCCGGCGACCTCTACACCGAGCCGGACGGCCGGCGTTACAAGGAGAGCTTCGGAATGGCGTCCGCCCGGGCGGTGAGTGCGCGTACGGCGGAGGACAGCCACTTCGACCGGGCCCGGAAGGCGGTCTTCGAGGAGGGCATCTCGTCGGCGCGGATGTTTCTCGACCCGACCCGCCCCGGCGTCGAGGATCTGATCGACGAGATCGTGGCGGGGGTGCGCAGCGCGTGCACGTATGCGGGTGCGGCGAACCTGGTCGAGTTCCACACCCGGGCGGTGGTGGGCACCCAGAGCGCGGCCGGCTACACCGAGGGCATGCCCCTGCCGACCAGCTGGTGA
- a CDS encoding acetyl/propionyl/methylcrotonyl-CoA carboxylase subunit alpha encodes MRKVLIANRGEIAVRVVRACRDAGLGSVAVYADSDRDALHVTLADEAYALDGDSAADTYLRIDKLVAVAAQAGADAVHPGYGFLSENADFAQAVIEAGLIWIGPTPQAIRDLGDKVTARHIAQRAGAPLVPGTPDPVKGPDEVIAFAVEHGLPVAIKAAFGGGGRGLKVARTLEEIPALFESATREAVAAFGRGECFVERYLDRPRHVEAQVLADQHGNVVVVGTRDCSLQRRHQKLVEEAPAPFLTDAQRAEIHDSAKAICREAGYHGAGTVEYLVGTDGTISFLEVNTRLQVEHPVTEETAGIDLVREQFRIAAGEKLRLTGDPVPRGHSIEFRINGEDPGRGFLPAPGSVTALRLPSGPGVRVDAGISAGDVIGGNFDSLLAKVIVTGETRAEALERARRALDEMVVEGMATALPFHRLIVRDPAFTAEPFTVHTRWIETEFDNTVPPFAGAAPAAEPAGERETVVVEVGGKRLEVRLPAGFGAGTATAATGAAARRPKRKTGGAGAAGAAGGDTLASPMQGTIVKIAVAEGDLVAEGDLVVVLEAMKMEQPLNAHKAGVVGGLSAEVGAVLTAGAAICTITDAEPA; translated from the coding sequence GTGCGCAAGGTACTGATCGCCAACCGGGGCGAAATCGCCGTACGGGTCGTTCGTGCGTGCCGCGACGCCGGTCTCGGCAGCGTCGCGGTCTATGCCGACTCCGACCGCGACGCGCTGCACGTCACGCTCGCCGACGAGGCGTACGCGCTCGACGGCGACAGCGCCGCCGACACCTATCTGCGGATCGACAAGCTGGTGGCGGTCGCCGCGCAGGCCGGTGCGGACGCGGTGCACCCCGGCTACGGCTTCCTCTCCGAGAACGCCGACTTCGCCCAGGCGGTGATCGAAGCCGGGCTGATCTGGATCGGCCCGACCCCGCAGGCGATCCGCGATCTCGGCGACAAGGTCACCGCGCGGCACATCGCGCAGCGGGCCGGCGCCCCGCTGGTGCCGGGCACCCCCGACCCGGTCAAGGGGCCGGACGAGGTCATCGCCTTCGCCGTCGAGCACGGCCTGCCGGTCGCGATCAAGGCGGCGTTCGGCGGCGGCGGCCGGGGCCTCAAGGTAGCCCGCACGCTGGAGGAGATCCCGGCGCTGTTCGAGTCGGCCACCCGTGAGGCGGTCGCCGCGTTCGGGCGGGGCGAGTGCTTCGTCGAGCGCTACCTGGATCGCCCGCGGCACGTCGAGGCGCAGGTGCTCGCCGACCAGCACGGCAACGTGGTGGTGGTCGGCACCCGGGACTGCTCGCTCCAGCGCCGCCACCAGAAGCTGGTCGAGGAGGCGCCGGCACCGTTCCTCACCGACGCCCAGCGGGCGGAGATCCACGACAGTGCCAAGGCGATCTGCCGGGAGGCCGGCTACCACGGTGCCGGCACCGTCGAATACCTGGTCGGCACCGACGGCACCATCTCGTTCCTGGAGGTCAACACCCGACTCCAGGTGGAGCACCCGGTCACCGAGGAGACGGCCGGCATCGACCTCGTACGCGAGCAGTTCCGGATCGCCGCCGGCGAGAAGCTGCGGCTGACCGGCGACCCGGTGCCGCGCGGCCACTCGATCGAGTTCCGGATCAACGGCGAGGACCCGGGCCGTGGCTTCCTGCCGGCTCCGGGCTCGGTCACCGCGCTGCGCCTGCCCAGCGGCCCAGGGGTACGGGTCGACGCCGGCATCTCGGCCGGCGATGTGATCGGCGGCAACTTCGACTCGCTGCTGGCGAAGGTCATCGTGACCGGCGAGACCCGCGCGGAGGCCCTCGAACGGGCCCGGCGCGCGCTCGACGAGATGGTGGTCGAAGGCATGGCCACGGCCCTGCCGTTTCACCGGTTGATCGTGCGTGACCCGGCGTTCACCGCCGAGCCGTTCACGGTGCACACCCGGTGGATCGAGACCGAGTTCGACAATACGGTGCCGCCGTTCGCCGGTGCGGCACCGGCGGCCGAACCGGCCGGCGAGCGGGAGACCGTCGTGGTCGAGGTGGGTGGCAAGCGGCTCGAGGTCCGCCTTCCGGCCGGTTTCGGCGCCGGTACGGCCACCGCCGCGACGGGTGCCGCGGCCCGCCGCCCGAAGCGGAAGACGGGCGGAGCCGGTGCGGCGGGTGCCGCCGGTGGTGACACTCTCGCCTCTCCGATGCAGGGCACGATCGTGAAGATCGCGGTGGCCGAGGGTGACCTGGTGGCCGAGGGCGACCTGGTCGTGGTGCTGGAGGCGATGAAGATGGAGCAGCCGCTCAACGCGCACAAGGCCGGGGTGGTCGGCGGTCTGTCCGCCGAGGTCGGCGCGGTTCTCACGGCCGGCGCCGCGATCTGCACCATCACCGACGCCGAACCCGCCTGA
- a CDS encoding O-methyltransferase, whose amino-acid sequence MTTKPLVLTDELHQYVIAHGSSPDPVAQDLIEETLTLLPEKAGMQVAPEQAGFLTFLARLTGARQALEVGTFTGMSSLAIARGLAPDGHLTCLDISTEFTSVAQRYWARAGVADRIDLRIGPAAESLRALPDEPYLDLVFIDADKPGYPVYWAETVPRVRAGGLIVVDNVLRGGRVLDPKAEADQAIADFNEEVLRDNRVDLVMLPVADGLTLARKR is encoded by the coding sequence ATGACCACGAAGCCTCTGGTACTGACCGACGAACTGCACCAGTACGTCATCGCGCACGGCTCGTCCCCGGACCCGGTGGCACAGGACCTGATCGAGGAAACGTTGACGCTCCTGCCGGAGAAGGCGGGGATGCAGGTAGCGCCCGAGCAGGCGGGCTTTCTGACTTTCCTGGCCCGGTTGACCGGTGCCCGGCAGGCGCTCGAGGTAGGCACCTTCACCGGCATGTCGTCGCTGGCCATCGCGCGGGGGCTGGCGCCGGACGGGCATCTGACGTGTCTCGACATCTCGACCGAGTTCACCTCGGTTGCCCAACGCTACTGGGCACGGGCCGGTGTCGCAGACCGCATCGACCTGCGGATCGGGCCTGCGGCGGAGTCGCTGCGGGCGCTGCCGGACGAACCGTACCTGGATCTGGTCTTCATCGATGCCGACAAGCCGGGCTATCCGGTCTATTGGGCCGAGACGGTGCCACGGGTACGGGCCGGTGGCCTGATCGTGGTCGACAACGTGCTGCGTGGTGGGCGGGTGCTCGACCCGAAGGCCGAGGCGGACCAGGCGATCGCGGACTTCAACGAGGAGGTGCTGCGCGACAACCGGGTCGACCTGGTGATGCTGCCGGTCGCCGACGGGTTGACGCTGGCCCGCAAGCGCTGA
- a CDS encoding Maf family protein — protein sequence MASTDSRRLVLASASPARLRTLQAAGIEPEVLVSGVDESTVDSTNPDTLSLTLARLKAEAVAERLRRDGRVGSGALVLGCDSVLAFDAEIFGKPADADDATKRWARMRGRSGVLHTGHCLIDLDSGGHAEAVAATVVHFAVVDDDEIAAYVATGEPLHVAGAFTLDGIGGPFVERIEGDPGTVIGLSLPLLRRLLAQLGVRIFDLWR from the coding sequence GTGGCATCGACCGATTCACGCCGGCTGGTCCTCGCCTCGGCGAGCCCGGCCCGGCTCAGGACCTTGCAAGCGGCTGGCATCGAACCGGAGGTGCTGGTCAGCGGTGTAGACGAGTCCACCGTGGACTCGACGAACCCGGACACGCTGAGTCTGACGCTCGCCCGGCTCAAGGCCGAGGCCGTCGCCGAGCGGCTGCGCCGCGACGGCCGGGTCGGGTCCGGCGCTCTGGTGCTGGGCTGCGACTCGGTGCTGGCGTTCGATGCTGAGATCTTCGGCAAGCCGGCCGATGCCGACGACGCGACCAAGCGGTGGGCGCGGATGCGCGGGCGGTCCGGGGTGCTGCACACCGGCCACTGCCTGATCGACCTCGACAGCGGCGGGCATGCGGAGGCGGTCGCCGCGACCGTGGTCCACTTCGCGGTGGTCGACGACGACGAGATCGCCGCGTACGTGGCGACCGGGGAACCGCTGCATGTCGCCGGCGCGTTCACCCTCGACGGGATCGGCGGCCCGTTCGTGGAGCGGATCGAGGGCGACCCCGGCACCGTGATCGGTCTGTCGCTGCCGCTGCTGCGTCGCCTGCTGGCCCAACTCGGGGTGCGGATCTTCGACCTGTGGCGGTGA
- a CDS encoding S8 family serine peptidase: MTGMLIYANPAHADQLRDDQWHLQFLNIDRAHAVSQGEGMTVAVIDTGVDPHPDLRNNLLKGTDVAPGGSGNGQEDADSHGTGMAGLIAAHGRHQGTGALGVAPKAKILPVRDSTPASPSNGDRTADGVDWAVANGASIINISSAGGPTPRLRASIEQAIAADVIVVAGAGNTSNAPGIGFPAMYEGTIAVGATDTGGNYLATSATGPRLTISAPGIDIVSTSKGESYRKGTGTSGAAAIVSGAAALVRSKFPELSAKEVVHRLTATAVDKGPPGRDEQYGYGVLDLVAALTADVPPLGASADPSVSPSPSPSRSSAAGQPPGGGSSGVGGPASSFSARSPPSGWSGPPCSSVGGAGAVSTEHHSAAHGASEVPGRGAGVPVGADGGSTFPPDGPVACSSWHRPIHAGWSSPRRARPGSGPCKRLASNRRCWSAV; the protein is encoded by the coding sequence ATGACCGGAATGCTCATATACGCAAACCCAGCCCACGCCGATCAACTCCGCGATGATCAGTGGCATCTGCAGTTTCTGAACATTGACAGAGCACATGCCGTCTCCCAAGGGGAGGGCATGACCGTAGCCGTCATCGACACCGGCGTAGATCCTCACCCCGACCTACGAAACAACCTCCTCAAAGGAACTGACGTAGCGCCCGGCGGGTCCGGAAATGGGCAGGAAGACGCAGATTCTCACGGCACCGGGATGGCAGGACTCATTGCAGCCCACGGCAGACATCAAGGAACCGGCGCTCTCGGAGTAGCTCCTAAAGCAAAAATACTACCCGTAAGAGACAGTACCCCCGCGAGCCCCAGTAACGGTGATCGAACTGCGGACGGAGTCGACTGGGCAGTCGCCAACGGCGCTTCCATAATCAACATCTCATCAGCCGGTGGCCCCACACCGCGACTTCGAGCATCCATTGAGCAAGCAATAGCTGCCGATGTAATCGTGGTCGCTGGCGCAGGTAATACATCCAACGCCCCCGGTATCGGCTTCCCAGCAATGTACGAAGGGACAATAGCCGTCGGAGCGACGGACACGGGCGGGAATTACCTGGCAACTTCAGCAACCGGCCCAAGGCTCACAATCTCAGCTCCCGGGATCGACATAGTGAGTACTAGCAAAGGAGAGAGCTACCGGAAGGGTACGGGGACCTCGGGGGCGGCGGCGATTGTTTCGGGGGCGGCTGCGCTCGTACGGAGCAAGTTCCCGGAACTGTCCGCGAAGGAAGTCGTACACCGGTTGACAGCCACCGCCGTCGACAAGGGCCCACCCGGTCGGGACGAGCAGTACGGGTACGGCGTGCTCGATCTCGTGGCGGCGTTGACCGCGGACGTACCGCCGCTTGGGGCGAGTGCCGATCCGAGCGTGAGTCCGAGTCCCAGCCCGAGCCGGTCTTCGGCTGCCGGCCAGCCTCCGGGCGGTGGATCGTCCGGGGTTGGCGGCCCGGCGTCTTCGTTCTCGGCGCGGTCGCCGCCGTCGGGCTGGTCGGGGCCGCCCTGTTCGTCAGTCGGCGGCGCCGGCGCGGTTTCGACTGAGCACCACAGCGCAGCCCACGGGGCGAGCGAGGTGCCGGGGCGCGGAGCTGGCGTACCGGTCGGCGCCGACGGGGGTTCGACGTTCCCACCGGACGGACCGGTAGCGTGCTCGTCGTGGCATCGACCGATTCACGCCGGCTGGTCCTCGCCTCGGCGAGCCCGGCCCGGCTCAGGACCTTGCAAGCGGCTGGCATCGAACCGGAGGTGCTGGTCAGCGGTGTAG
- a CDS encoding acyl-CoA carboxylase subunit epsilon, with protein sequence MSEADPQFSVLRGTPTAEELAALVGVLCIRSRPVAAPSPAPGPSPWVRSARPGHGATWSAAARPGTDGWRTSALPR encoded by the coding sequence ATGTCGGAGGCAGATCCGCAGTTCAGCGTGCTACGGGGCACTCCCACGGCTGAGGAACTCGCCGCTCTGGTCGGAGTCCTGTGCATCCGTTCCCGGCCGGTGGCCGCCCCGTCCCCCGCCCCGGGACCCTCCCCCTGGGTTCGCAGCGCCCGACCCGGCCACGGTGCGACCTGGAGCGCGGCTGCCCGACCCGGCACCGACGGTTGGCGGACCTCCGCCCTCCCGCGCTGA
- a CDS encoding M50 family metallopeptidase has protein sequence MSIDGLTDLWNRLFGAQPDPPPLLVLVTALLALLVVLTRVPWRIGRNAITIAHEGGHALAALLTGRKLRGIRLHSDTSGLTLSAGRPTGPGMVFTLLAGYIAPSLIGLAGAWLLGGNRITLLLWIAVALLLAMLVMIRNVFGIVSIVVTTAVVLGVSYFAPPDVQAAFAYTGVWFLLIGGVRPVGELQRLRRRGGMPESDADQLAWLTRIPGLVWVGVFGAVNLLALLVGAAMLAAPALDGLDLPL, from the coding sequence GTGTCGATCGACGGGCTGACAGACCTCTGGAACCGCCTGTTCGGCGCGCAGCCGGACCCGCCACCGCTGCTCGTGCTGGTGACAGCGCTGTTGGCGCTCCTGGTGGTGCTGACCCGGGTGCCCTGGCGGATCGGCCGCAACGCGATCACCATCGCCCACGAGGGCGGGCACGCCCTGGCCGCGCTGCTCACCGGCCGCAAACTGCGCGGCATCCGGCTGCACTCCGACACCTCCGGGCTGACCCTGTCGGCCGGCCGCCCGACCGGGCCCGGCATGGTGTTCACCCTGCTCGCCGGCTACATCGCACCATCCCTGATCGGGCTGGCCGGTGCCTGGCTCCTCGGTGGCAACCGGATCACGCTCCTGCTGTGGATCGCGGTCGCGCTGCTGCTGGCGATGCTCGTGATGATCCGCAACGTCTTCGGCATCGTGTCCATCGTCGTCACCACCGCCGTGGTGCTCGGCGTCTCCTACTTCGCGCCGCCGGACGTGCAGGCCGCGTTCGCGTACACCGGGGTCTGGTTCCTGCTCATCGGCGGCGTGCGTCCGGTCGGTGAGTTGCAGCGGCTGCGCCGACGGGGCGGGATGCCGGAGTCCGACGCCGACCAGCTCGCCTGGCTCACCCGGATACCGGGCCTGGTCTGGGTTGGAGTGTTCGGCGCCGTCAACCTGCTGGCCCTGCTGGTCGGCGCGGCCATGCTCGCCGCTCCCGCGCTCGACGGGCTCGACCTGCCGCTCTGA
- a CDS encoding SigE family RNA polymerase sigma factor produces the protein MPDTEDFDEFYRGSRQRVLGYVYLLTGDRSEAQDAVQEAYVRAWQRWSTVRDHHDPESWVRVVAARVAVSRWRSLRSRARAYLRHGPPQEATPPSTDTVAIVSAMRRLPEEQRIAIALHYLVGLPVAEVARETRAPVGTVKARLSRGRTALAGLLAVIDPKEALDA, from the coding sequence GTGCCCGACACCGAGGACTTCGACGAGTTCTACCGGGGCAGCCGCCAACGGGTGCTCGGATACGTCTATCTGCTGACCGGCGACCGGTCCGAGGCACAGGACGCGGTGCAGGAGGCGTACGTCCGGGCCTGGCAGCGCTGGTCCACCGTCCGCGACCACCACGACCCGGAGTCCTGGGTACGGGTGGTGGCCGCGCGGGTCGCCGTCAGCCGATGGCGCAGCCTGCGCAGCCGGGCCCGCGCCTACCTGCGCCACGGCCCGCCGCAGGAGGCGACACCGCCCAGCACCGACACGGTCGCGATCGTTTCGGCGATGCGCCGGCTGCCCGAGGAGCAGCGGATCGCGATCGCCCTGCACTACCTGGTCGGACTGCCGGTCGCCGAGGTGGCCCGGGAAACCCGGGCACCCGTCGGCACGGTCAAGGCCCGCCTGTCCCGTGGCCGGACGGCACTGGCCGGCCTGCTCGCCGTCATCGACCCGAAGGAGGCTCTCGATGCCTGA